In the Purpureocillium takamizusanense chromosome 5, complete sequence genome, one interval contains:
- the MRPL33 gene encoding 39S ribosomal protein L33, mitochondrial (COG:J~EggNog:ENOG503P5MP), which translates to MSFFRITLHRSAIGLPERTRGVLAALGLRRRAQTVFHPVEPQFAGMILKVKELVRVQEVERPLSRAEVKAARTPDAGFYVEKAVPRV; encoded by the coding sequence ATGTCCTTCTTCCGCATCACGCTGCACCGCTCGGCCATCGGCCTGCCGGAGCGCACGCGCGGGgtcctcgcggcgctgggcctgcggcggcgcgcgcagacGGTGTTCCACCCCGTGGAGCCGCAGTTCGCGGGCATGATcctcaaggtcaaggagctggtGCGCGTGCAGGAGGTGGAGCGGCCGCTGTCGCgcgccgaggtcaaggcggcgaggacgcccgACGCGGGCTTCTACGTGGAGAAGGCGGTGCCGAGggtgtga
- the acl1 gene encoding ATP citrate synthase (EggNog:ENOG503NU5J~COG:C~TransMembrane:1 (o596-619i)): MAQASTSGAKGQLSANDNIQRFAAPSRPLSPLPEHALFNDKTRCFVYGLQPRAVQGMLDFDFICKRKTPSVAGIIYTFGGQFVSKMYWGTSETLLPVYQEVSKAMAKHPEVDVVVNFASSRSVYSSTMELMENPQIKTIAIIAEGVPERRAREIAHVAKKKGVTIIGPATVGGIKPGSFKIGNTGGMMDNIVASKLYRKGSVGYVSKSGGMSNELNNIISQNTDGVYEGIAIGGDRYPGTTFIDHMLRYQADPDCKILVLLGEVGGVEEYKVIDAVKQGIITKPIVAWAIGTCASMFKTEVQFGHAGSFANSQLETAAMKNKMMREAGFYVPNTFEDMPAVLKEVYDGLVKKGTIVPQPEPVVPKIPIDYSWAQELGLIRKPAAFISTISDDRGQELLYAGMPISDVFKEDIGIGGVMSLLWFRRRLPDYASKFLEMVLMLTADHGPAVSGAMNTIITTRAGKDLISALVSGLLTIGSRFGGALDGAAEEFTRAFDKNLSPREFVDSMRKANKLIPGIGHRVKSRNNPDLRVELVKEYVLAKFPSHKLLDYALAVETVTTSKKDNLILNVDGCIAVCFVDLLRNCGAFSTEEAEDYLSMGVLNGLFVLGRSIGLIAHYLDQKRLRTGLYRHPWDDITYLLPNLREGRPGAEGRVEVQM; this comes from the exons ATGGCTCAAGCTTCGACCAGCGGCGCAAAGGGCCAGCTGTCCGCCAACGACAACATTCAGCGCTTCGCTGCCCCCAGCCGACCGCtcagccccctccccgagCACGCTCTGTTCAACGACAAGACGCGATGCTTCGTCTACGGCCTCCAGCCCCGGGCCGTCCAGGGCATGCTGGATTTCGATTTCATCTGCAAGCGCAAGACGCCCTCGGTCGCCGGCATCATCTATACCTTCGGCGGCCAGTTCGTCAGCAAGATGTACTGGGGCACTAGCGAGACCCTCCTGCCCGTCTACCAGGAGGTCagcaaggccatggccaagcacCCCGAAGTCGACGTCGTGGTCAACTTTGCCTCCTCGCGAAGTGTCTACAGCTCCACTATGGAGTTGATGGAGAACCCCCAGATCAAGACGATTGCCATCATCGCTGAGGGTGTCCCCGAGCGT CGCGCTCGTGAGATTGCCCACGTtgccaagaagaagggcgtcACCATTATTGGCCCCGCCACCGTTGGTGGCATCAAGCCCGGCAGCTTCAAGATCGGCAACACTGGTGGCATGATGGACAACATAGTCGCCTCCAAGCTTTACCGCAAGGGCTCTGTTGGCTATGTCTCCAAGTCTGGTGGCATGTCCAACGAGCTCAACAACATCATTTCCCAGAACACCGACGGTGTGTACGAGGGCATCGCCATTGGCGGTGACAGGTATCCTGGTACCACATTCATCGACCACATGCTGCGGTACCAGGCCGACCCGGACTGCAAAATCCTCGTCCTTCTTGGCGAGgtcggtggcgtcgaggagtACAAGGTGATTGACGCCGTCAAGcagggcatcatcaccaagccCATCGTTGCTTGGGCTATCGGCACTTGCGCCAGCATGTTCAAGACCGAGGTCCAGTTCGGCCACGCCGGTTCGTTCGCCAACTCCCAGCTCGAGAccgcggcgatgaagaaCAAGATGATGCGCGAGGCTGGCTTCTACGTCCCCAACACCTTTGAGGACATGCCCGCCGTCCTCAAGGAGGTCTACGACGGGCTCGTCAAGAAGGGCACAATTGTCCCCCAGCCCGAGCCCGTGGTTCCCAAGATCCCCATTGACTACTCGTGGGCCCAGGAGCTGGGCCTCATCcgcaagcccgccgccttcatctCGACCATTTCCGACGACCGTGGCCAGGAGCTGCTCTATGCCGGTATGCCCATCTCCGACGTCTTCAAGGAGGACattggcatcggcggcgtcatgtcGCTGCTGTGGTTCCGCCGCAGACTGCCCGACTACGCCTCCAAGTTCCTCGAGATGGTCCTCATGCTCACTGCCGACCACGGCCCTGCTGTGTCTGGCGCCATGAACACCATCATCACTACTCGTGCTGGCAAGGACCTCATCAGCGCGCTGGTTTCTGGTCTCTTGACAATTGGCTCCCGATTCGGTGGTGccctggacggcgccgccgaggagtTCACTCGTGCCTTCGACAAGAACCTGAGCCCCCGCGAGTTCGTCGACAGCATGCGCAAGGCCAACAAGCTCATTCCTGGCATCGGCCACCGCGTCAAGTCACGCAACAACCCCGATCTGCGtgtcgagctcgtcaaggagTATGTCCTGGCCAAGTTCCCCAGCCACAAGCTCCTCGACTACGCCCTGGCCGTTGAGACGGTCACGACCTCCAAGAAGGACAACCTGATCCTCAACGTGGACGGCTGCATTGCCGTGTGCTTCGTTGATCTGCTCCGCAACTGCGGTGCCTTCTCCaccgaagaggccgaggactACCTCTCCATGGGTGTTCTTAACGGTCTCTTCGTTCTCGGCCGTAGCATTGGCCTGATCGCCCATTACCTCGACCAGAAGAGACTGCGCACCGGCCTGTACCGCCACCCGTGGGATGACATCACCTACCTGTTGCCCAACCTTCGCGAGGGCCGGCCTGGCGCTGAGGGCAGAGTGGAGGTCCAGATGTAG
- the acl2 gene encoding ATP citrate synthase (EggNog:ENOG503NU6W~COG:C), whose product MSAKSIFEADGKAILNYHLTRAPVIKPSPLPTPTKHNPPARLASLHFPEDANVEDVLNQAEVTYPWLLQPGAKFVAKPDQLIKRRGKSGLLALNKTWPEAKAWVAERAGKEQKVEHTSGVLRQFLVEPFVPHPQDTEYYININSVRDGDWILFTHEGGVDVGDVDAKAEKLLIPVDLSQYPSNEEIAAALLKKVPKGVHNVLVDFITRLYAVYVDCQFTYLEINPLVVIPNEDKTSAAVHFLDLAAKLDQTADFECGVKWAIARSPAALGLTNVAPASGEKVNIDAGPPMEFPAPFGRELTKEEAYIADLDAKTGASLKLTVLNPNGRIWTLVAGGGASVVYADAIASAGFADDLANYGEYSGAPTESQTYHYARTVLDLMLRAPLSDKGKVLFIGGGIANFTNVASTFKGVIRALRDFATQLIEHNVQIWVRRAGPNYQEGLKNMKAATQELGLNAKIFGPEMHVSGIVPLALVPGKWEESKAEEFRA is encoded by the exons ATGTCCGCCAAGTCGATtttcgaggccgacggcaaggccatcCTCAACTACCACCTCACTCGTGCTCCCGTCATCAAGCCGAGTCCTCTGCCGACGCCCACCAAGCACAACCCGCCCGCGAGACTGGCCTCGTTGCATTTCCCCGAGGATGccaacgtcgaggacgtcctGAACCAGGCCGAGGTCACCTACCCCTGGCTCCtccagcccggcgccaaGTTTGTCGCGAAGCCCGATCAGCTCATCAAGCGGCGAGGCAAGAGCGGCCTTCTGGCCCTCAACAAGACGTggcccgaggccaaggcctGGGTCGCCGAGCGTGCCGGCAAGGAGCAGAAAGTCGAGCACACGAGCGGTGTGCTGAGGCAGTTCTTGGTCGAGCCCTTCGTCCCCCACCCCCAGGACACCGAGTACTACATCAACATCAACTCGGTTCGCGAT GGCGACTGGATCCTCTTCACCCACGAGGGTGgcgtcgacgttggcgacgtcgatgctAAGGCTGAGAAACTTCTGATTCCTGTCGACCTGTCCCAGTACCCGTCCAACGAGGAGATCGCCGCTGCTCTCCTCAAGAAGGTGCCCAAGGGCGTCCacaacgtcctcgtcgacttcATCACTCGCCTGTATGCCGTCTACGTCGATTGCCAGTTCACGTACCTGGAGATCAACCCTCTTGTCGTCATCCCCAATGAGGACAAGACGTCTGCTGCCGTGCACTTCCTGGATTTGGCCGCCAAGCTGGACCAGACGGCCGACTTCGAGTGCGGTGTGAAGTGGGCTATTGCCCGCTCCCCTGCCGCCCTGGGTCTCACCAACGTTGCCCCTGCCTCTGGCGAGAAGGTCAACATCGATGCTGGCCCGCCGATGGAGTTTCCTGCTCCCTTTGGCCGTGAGCTGACCAAGGAGGAAGCTTACATCGCCGACCTCGATGCCAAGACTGGTGCCTCGCTGAAGCTTACCGTCCTGAACCCCAACGGCCGCATCTGGACTCTCGttgccggtggtggtgcctcGGTCGTGTatgccgacgccatcgcctcggccggcttcGCTGATGACCTTGCCAACTACGGTGAATACTCTGGTGCGCCGACCGAGTCGCAGACCTACCACTACGCCCGCACCGTCCTCGACCTGATGCTCCGCGCTCCGCTGTCGGATAAGGGCAAGGTCCTGTTCATTGGTGGCGGCATTGCCAACTTCACCAACGTCGCCAGCACCTTCAAGGGCGTTATCCGCGCCCTGCGGGATTTTGCCACCCAGCTCATCGAGCACAACGTCCAGATTTGGGTGCGCCGTGCCGGCCCCAACTACCAGGAGGGTCTCAAGAACATGAAGGCGGCCACGCAGGAGCTGGGCCTCAACGCCAAGATCTTTGGCCCTGAGATGCACGTCTCTGGCATCGTGCCCCTGGCCCTCGTCCCCGGGAAGTGGGAGGAGAGCAAGGCCGAGGAGTTCAGAGCTTAA